The Arachis hypogaea cultivar Tifrunner chromosome 16, arahy.Tifrunner.gnm2.J5K5, whole genome shotgun sequence genome contains a region encoding:
- the LOC112757978 gene encoding BTB/POZ domain-containing protein At1g03010 isoform X1: MELDCYRVIAYSPIHMQSDNSLVGLVLLQCYYQNTHKSNLLEMGVVTVGELKPSISQGKRTFRPSSSIRHANEWPISEVSSDLTIEVGDSSFPLHKFPLVSRSGRIRKLLLEAKDSKVSRISLQNVPGGIDAFELAAKFCYGINVEFTLSNVAKLRCIAHFLEMTEEFAEKNLETRAESYLKESVLPSIQNSISVLHHCETLLPISEDINLVSRLINSVANNACKQQLTSGLLKLDHTLNSKTISNMEPETPSDWWGKSFNVLGLDFFQRVISVLKSKGLKQDMISKILINYAHSSLQGIALIRDPQVVKGSLPDLEVKKKQRLVVEAIVGLLPNQSRKSQVPMAFLSFLLKAAIAAGAPTSCRCDLERRIGLQLDQAILEDILIPANSLQNTHSTIYDTDSILRIFSVFLNLDEEDDDDDNDGGCFRDESQMVYDFDSPGSPKQSSILKVSKLMDNYLAEVALDSNLLPSKFTALAELLPDHARIVSDGLYRAVDIFLKVHPNIKDSERYRLCKSIDCQKLSQEACSHAAQNERLPVQMAVQVLYFEQMRLRNAMNGGGHHHSNSFLFGGHFPQRTGSGAGSGAISPRDNYASVRRENRELKLEVARMRMRLTDLEKDHVSMKQELVKSQYPANKLFKSFTKKLSKLNSLFRLSTSTFKQSSFGASNNNAKGIAHSETHRFPFPKRRRHSVS, encoded by the exons ATGGAATTGGATTGTTATAGGGTTATAGCATATAGTCCCATTCACATGCAGAGTGACAATTCCTTAGTAGGGTTGGTGCTGCTGCAGTGTTATTATCAAAATACTCACAAGTCAAATTTGTTGGAGATGGGAGTTGTAACTGTTGGTGAATTGAAGCCTAGTATTTCTCAAGGGAAAAGGACCTTTCGTCCAAGTTCAAGCATAAGACATGCCAATgaatg GCCAATATCTGAAGTCTCTAGTGATCTTACTATTGAAGTAGGAGACTCAAGCTTTCCACTTCACAAG TTTCCTCTAGTTTCTAGGAGTGGAAGAATCAGAAAACTGCTGCTAGAAGCAAAAGATTCCAAGGTTTCACGCATAAGTCTCCAAAATGTGCCTGGTGGTATAGATGCATTTGAGCTAGCAGCTAAATTCTGCTATGGAATAAATGTTGAATTCACTCTCTCAAACGTTGCCAAGCTACGTTGCATAGCGCATTTTCTAGAAATGACTGAAGAATTTGCTGAGAAGAACTTGGAGACTAGAGCGGAATCATATCTAAAAGAGTCAGTGCTACCAAGCATACAAAACAGCATTAGTGTTCTTCACCATTGTGAGACTCTTCTCCCAATTTCAGAAGACATTAACCTTGTTAGCAGGTTAATCAATTCAGTTGCAAACAATGCATGCAAACAACAACTTACCTCTGGATTGCTAAAACTTGATCATACTTTAAATTCTAAGACAATTTCAAACATGGAACCAGAAACTCCCTCGGATTGGTGGGGGAAATCTTTCAATGTTCTTGGCCTTGATTTTTTCCAGAGAGTAATTTCTGTGTTGAAATCAAAGGGGCTAAAACAAGATATGATCAGTAAGATTTTGATAAACTATGCACATAGTTCACTACAGGGGATTGCTCTTATTAGGGATCCTCAAGTTGTTAAAGGGAGTTTACCTGACTTGGAAGTAAAGAAAAAACAAAGGCTGGTCGTTGAAGCCATAGTTGGATTACTCCCTAATCAATCAAGGAAGAGCCAGGTTCCAATGGCATTCTTATCATTCCTGTTGAAGGCTGCTATCGCGGCTGGGGCCCCAACTTCTTGCAGGTGTGATTTGGAGAGGCGAATCGGCCTACAACTCGACCAGGCAATCCTAGAAGACATACTAATTCCGGCTAACTCGCTTCAGAACACACACAGCACAATATATGACACAGATTCAATCTTGAGGATTTTCTCAGTTTTCCTTAACCTTGATGAGGAggacgatgatgatgataatgatggtgGCTGCTTCAGAGATGAAAGCCAAATGGTGTATGACTTCGACAGCCCCGGATCTCCAAAACAAAGCTCAATCCTCAAGGTATCTAAACTGATGGACAACTATCTTGCTGAAGTAGCATTAGACTCAAACTTGTTACCATCAAAATTCACAGCACTTGCAGAACTACTCCCAGATCATGCACGCATAGTGAGTGATGGACTCTACAGAGCAGTTGATATCTTCCTTAAG GTTCATCCAAATATAAAGGATTCAGAGAGGTACCGGTTATGCAAAAGCATAGATTGCCAGAAACTGTCTCAAGAAGCATGCAGCCATGCAGCACAGAACGAGAGGCTGCCGGTGCAAATGGCGGTTCAAGTGCTTTACTTCGAGCAAATGAGACTGCGAAACGCGATGAACGGCGGAGGACACCACCACAGCAACAGCTTCTTGTTCGGCGGCCATTTCCCTCAGCGGACGGGAAGCGGTGCCGGAAGCGGCGCCATTTCGCCGAGGGATAACTACGCGTCGGTTCGACGGGAGAATCGAGAGCTGAAGCTGGAGGTAGCGAGAATGAGGATGAGGCTGACTGATTTGGAGAAAGACCATGTTTCCATGAAAC